A genomic window from Salvia miltiorrhiza cultivar Shanhuang (shh) chromosome 5, IMPLAD_Smil_shh, whole genome shotgun sequence includes:
- the LOC131025204 gene encoding uncharacterized protein LOC131025204 isoform X2 — protein MGEHLVVNMDQLPKPEVVEHSQPVSHAVSCGSVGKKSELVGTSSSSAPEDEKVVVVVENEDADEEAPLIGMGECRICQEEDSINNLESPCACSGSLKYAHRKCVQYWCNEKGDITCEICHQPYQSGYTAPARPPSDETSIDIGSVWQISGTPLDMHDPRLLAIAEAERQLFEADYDDYNGTSNSGTAFCRSAALILMALLLLRHALSITDDGDGEGDDDASTFFSLFLLRAVGFLLPCYIMIWAISILQRRRQRQAAALAAARFAIVVQAAQSRGLLVASAAPTITSQATPHLEHA, from the exons aTGGGTGAGCATTTGGTGGTGAATATGGACCAGCTGCCGAAGCCTGAGGTGGTTGAGCATAGCCAACCGGTGTCTCACGCCGTTTCATGTGGTTCCGTGGGGAAGAAGTCTGAGTTGGTGGGGACGTCATCGTCATCAGCACCGGAGGATGagaaggtggtggtggtggtggaaaaTGAGGATGCAGACGAGGAGGCGCCGCTGATAGGGATGGGGGAGTGCCGGATTTGTCAGGAGGAGGATTCGATAAACAATTTGGAGAGCCCGTGTGCTTGCAGTGGGAGTCTTAAG TATGCTCACCGCAAATGTGTTCAGTACTGGTGCAATGAGAAAGGAGACATTACTTGTGAGATCTGCCATCAG CCATATCAATCGGGCTATACTGCTCCTGCACGGCCTCCATCCGATGAAACTAGCATTGATATCGG GAGTGTCTGGCAAATCTCGGGCACTCCCCTGGATATGCACGACCCTCGACTTCTGGCCATTGCTGAGGCTGAGCGCCAGTTGTTTGAAGCTGACTATGATGATTATAATGGTACAAGCAACAGTGGCACAGCATTTTGTCGTTCGGCTGCTTTAATT TTGATGGCTCTTCTGCTACTGAGGCATGCTCTATCCATCACCGATGATGGAGATGGAGAGGGAGACGATGACGCTTCCACCTTCTTCTCT CTGTTCTTGCTCCGAGCCGTCGGTTTTCTCTTGCCTTGCTACATCATGATCTGGGCCATCAGTATCTTGCAGCGCCGCAGGCAAAGACAG GCTGCGGCTCTGGCAGCCGCCCGGTTTGCTATTGTCGTGCAAGCGGCACAAAGCAGAGGTCTTCTCGTTGCCTCAGCTGCGCCCACAATCACTTCACAGGCGACTCCTCACCTCGAACATGCTTGA
- the LOC131025204 gene encoding uncharacterized protein LOC131025204 isoform X1, giving the protein MGEHLVVNMDQLPKPEVVEHSQPVSHAVSCGSVGKKSELVGTSSSSAPEDEKVVVVVENEDADEEAPLIGMGECRICQEEDSINNLESPCACSGSLKYAHRKCVQYWCNEKGDITCEICHQPYQSGYTAPARPPSDETSIDIGSVWQISGTPLDMHDPRLLAIAEAERQLFEADYDDYNGTSNSGTAFCRSAALILMALLLLRHALSITDDGDGEGDDDASTFFSLFLLRAVGFLLPCYIMIWAISILQRRRQRQEAAALAAARFAIVVQAAQSRGLLVASAAPTITSQATPHLEHA; this is encoded by the exons aTGGGTGAGCATTTGGTGGTGAATATGGACCAGCTGCCGAAGCCTGAGGTGGTTGAGCATAGCCAACCGGTGTCTCACGCCGTTTCATGTGGTTCCGTGGGGAAGAAGTCTGAGTTGGTGGGGACGTCATCGTCATCAGCACCGGAGGATGagaaggtggtggtggtggtggaaaaTGAGGATGCAGACGAGGAGGCGCCGCTGATAGGGATGGGGGAGTGCCGGATTTGTCAGGAGGAGGATTCGATAAACAATTTGGAGAGCCCGTGTGCTTGCAGTGGGAGTCTTAAG TATGCTCACCGCAAATGTGTTCAGTACTGGTGCAATGAGAAAGGAGACATTACTTGTGAGATCTGCCATCAG CCATATCAATCGGGCTATACTGCTCCTGCACGGCCTCCATCCGATGAAACTAGCATTGATATCGG GAGTGTCTGGCAAATCTCGGGCACTCCCCTGGATATGCACGACCCTCGACTTCTGGCCATTGCTGAGGCTGAGCGCCAGTTGTTTGAAGCTGACTATGATGATTATAATGGTACAAGCAACAGTGGCACAGCATTTTGTCGTTCGGCTGCTTTAATT TTGATGGCTCTTCTGCTACTGAGGCATGCTCTATCCATCACCGATGATGGAGATGGAGAGGGAGACGATGACGCTTCCACCTTCTTCTCT CTGTTCTTGCTCCGAGCCGTCGGTTTTCTCTTGCCTTGCTACATCATGATCTGGGCCATCAGTATCTTGCAGCGCCGCAGGCAAAGACAG GAGGCTGCGGCTCTGGCAGCCGCCCGGTTTGCTATTGTCGTGCAAGCGGCACAAAGCAGAGGTCTTCTCGTTGCCTCAGCTGCGCCCACAATCACTTCACAGGCGACTCCTCACCTCGAACATGCTTGA